In Rhinolophus ferrumequinum isolate MPI-CBG mRhiFer1 chromosome 7, mRhiFer1_v1.p, whole genome shotgun sequence, the following proteins share a genomic window:
- the CCNH gene encoding cyclin-H isoform X1, which produces MYHNSSQKRHWTFASEEQLARLRADANRKFKCKAVANGKVLHNDPVFLEPHEEMTLCKYYEKRLLEFCSVFKPAMPRSVVGTACMYFKRFYLNNSVMEYHPRIIMLTCAFLACKVDEFNVSSPQFVGNLRESPLGQEKALEQILEYELLLIQQLNFHLIVHNPYRPFEGFLIDIKTRYPMLENPEILRKTADDFLNRIALTDAYLLYTPSQIALTAILSSASRTGITMESYLSESLMLKENRTGLSQLLDIMKSMRNLVKKYEPPRSEEVAVLKQKLERCHSAELALNVITKKRKGYEDDDYVSKKSKHEEVCSPKINIKLFLLYILV; this is translated from the exons ATGTACCACAACAGTAGCCAGAAGCGGCACTGGACTTTCGCCAGTGAGGAGCAGCTGGCACGATTGCGGGCTGACGCCAACCGCAAATTCAAATGCAAAGCGGTGGCGAACGGGAAG GTTCTTCACAATGATCCAGTCTTTCTTGAGCCTCATGAAGAAATGACACTCTGCAAATACTATGAGAAAAGATTATTGGAATTTTGTTCAGTGTTTAAACCAGCAATGCCAAGGTCTGTTGTG GGTACAGCTTGTATGTATTTCAAGCGTTTTTATCTTAACAACTCAGTTATGGAATATCACCCCCGGATAATAAT GCTCACTTGTGCATTTTTGGCCTGCAAAGTAGATGAATTCAATGTATCTAGTCCACAATTTGTTGGAAATTTACGGGAGAGTCCTCTTGGACAGGAGAAGGCACTTGAACAGATTTTGGAATATGAACTGCTGCTTATACAACAACTTAATTTCCACCTTATTGTCCATAATCCTTATAGACCGTTTGAGGGCTTTCTCATTGATATAAAG ACCCGCTATCCCATGTTGGAGAATCCAGAGATTTTGAGGAAAACAGCTGATGACTTTCTTAACAGAATTGCGTTGACGGATGCTTATCTTTTATACACACCTTCTCAAATCGCCCTGACTGCCATTTTATCTAGCGCATCCAGAACAGGAATTACTATGGAAAG TTATTTATCAGAAAGTCTGATGCTGAAAGAGAACAGAACTGGCCTGTCACAGTTACTAGATATAATGAAAA GTATGAGAAACTTAGTAAAAAAATATGAACCACCCAGATCTGAAGAAGTTGCTGTTCTGAAACAGAAGTTGGAGAGATGTCACTCTGCTGAGCTTGCACTTAACGTAATTAC gaaaaagaggaaaggctATGAAGATGATGATTATGtctcaaagaaatccaaacatgAGGAGGTATGTTCTCCTAAGATAAATATCAAGTTATTCTTATTGTACATTCTGGTGTGA
- the CCNH gene encoding cyclin-H isoform X4: MTLCKYYEKRLLEFCSVFKPAMPRSVVGTACMYFKRFYLNNSVMEYHPRIIMLTCAFLACKVDEFNVSSPQFVGNLRESPLGQEKALEQILEYELLLIQQLNFHLIVHNPYRPFEGFLIDIKTRYPMLENPEILRKTADDFLNRIALTDAYLLYTPSQIALTAILSSASRTGITMESYLSESLMLKENRTGLSQLLDIMKSMRNLVKKYEPPRSEEVAVLKQKLERCHSAELALNVITKKRKGYEDDDYVSKKSKHEEEEWTDDDLVDSL; the protein is encoded by the exons ATGACACTCTGCAAATACTATGAGAAAAGATTATTGGAATTTTGTTCAGTGTTTAAACCAGCAATGCCAAGGTCTGTTGTG GGTACAGCTTGTATGTATTTCAAGCGTTTTTATCTTAACAACTCAGTTATGGAATATCACCCCCGGATAATAAT GCTCACTTGTGCATTTTTGGCCTGCAAAGTAGATGAATTCAATGTATCTAGTCCACAATTTGTTGGAAATTTACGGGAGAGTCCTCTTGGACAGGAGAAGGCACTTGAACAGATTTTGGAATATGAACTGCTGCTTATACAACAACTTAATTTCCACCTTATTGTCCATAATCCTTATAGACCGTTTGAGGGCTTTCTCATTGATATAAAG ACCCGCTATCCCATGTTGGAGAATCCAGAGATTTTGAGGAAAACAGCTGATGACTTTCTTAACAGAATTGCGTTGACGGATGCTTATCTTTTATACACACCTTCTCAAATCGCCCTGACTGCCATTTTATCTAGCGCATCCAGAACAGGAATTACTATGGAAAG TTATTTATCAGAAAGTCTGATGCTGAAAGAGAACAGAACTGGCCTGTCACAGTTACTAGATATAATGAAAA GTATGAGAAACTTAGTAAAAAAATATGAACCACCCAGATCTGAAGAAGTTGCTGTTCTGAAACAGAAGTTGGAGAGATGTCACTCTGCTGAGCTTGCACTTAACGTAATTAC gaaaaagaggaaaggctATGAAGATGATGATTATGtctcaaagaaatccaaacatgAGGAG gAAGAATGGACTGATGATGACCTTGTAGATTCTCTCTAA
- the CCNH gene encoding cyclin-H isoform X3 encodes MYHNSSQKRHWTFASEEQLARLRADANRKFKCKAVANGKVLHNDPVFLEPHEEMTLCKYYEKRLLEFCSVFKPAMPRSVVGTACMYFKRFYLNNSVMEYHPRIIMLTCAFLACKVDEFNVSSPQFVGNLRESPLGQEKALEQILEYELLLIQQLNFHLIVHNPYRPFEGFLIDIKTRYPMLENPEILRKTADDFLNRIALTDAYLLYTPSQIALTAILSSASRTGITMESYLSESLMLKENRTGLSQLLDIMKSMRNLVKKYEPPRSEEVAVLKQKLERCHSAELALNVITKKRKGYEDDDYVSKKSKHEEGSFM; translated from the exons ATGTACCACAACAGTAGCCAGAAGCGGCACTGGACTTTCGCCAGTGAGGAGCAGCTGGCACGATTGCGGGCTGACGCCAACCGCAAATTCAAATGCAAAGCGGTGGCGAACGGGAAG GTTCTTCACAATGATCCAGTCTTTCTTGAGCCTCATGAAGAAATGACACTCTGCAAATACTATGAGAAAAGATTATTGGAATTTTGTTCAGTGTTTAAACCAGCAATGCCAAGGTCTGTTGTG GGTACAGCTTGTATGTATTTCAAGCGTTTTTATCTTAACAACTCAGTTATGGAATATCACCCCCGGATAATAAT GCTCACTTGTGCATTTTTGGCCTGCAAAGTAGATGAATTCAATGTATCTAGTCCACAATTTGTTGGAAATTTACGGGAGAGTCCTCTTGGACAGGAGAAGGCACTTGAACAGATTTTGGAATATGAACTGCTGCTTATACAACAACTTAATTTCCACCTTATTGTCCATAATCCTTATAGACCGTTTGAGGGCTTTCTCATTGATATAAAG ACCCGCTATCCCATGTTGGAGAATCCAGAGATTTTGAGGAAAACAGCTGATGACTTTCTTAACAGAATTGCGTTGACGGATGCTTATCTTTTATACACACCTTCTCAAATCGCCCTGACTGCCATTTTATCTAGCGCATCCAGAACAGGAATTACTATGGAAAG TTATTTATCAGAAAGTCTGATGCTGAAAGAGAACAGAACTGGCCTGTCACAGTTACTAGATATAATGAAAA GTATGAGAAACTTAGTAAAAAAATATGAACCACCCAGATCTGAAGAAGTTGCTGTTCTGAAACAGAAGTTGGAGAGATGTCACTCTGCTGAGCTTGCACTTAACGTAATTAC gaaaaagaggaaaggctATGAAGATGATGATTATGtctcaaagaaatccaaacatgAGGAG ggtagctttatgtga
- the CCNH gene encoding cyclin-H isoform X2: MYHNSSQKRHWTFASEEQLARLRADANRKFKCKAVANGKVLHNDPVFLEPHEEMTLCKYYEKRLLEFCSVFKPAMPRSVVGTACMYFKRFYLNNSVMEYHPRIIMLTCAFLACKVDEFNVSSPQFVGNLRESPLGQEKALEQILEYELLLIQQLNFHLIVHNPYRPFEGFLIDIKTRYPMLENPEILRKTADDFLNRIALTDAYLLYTPSQIALTAILSSASRTGITMESYLSESLMLKENRTGLSQLLDIMKSMRNLVKKYEPPRSEEVAVLKQKLERCHSAELALNVITKKRKGYEDDDYVSKKSKHEEEEWTDDDLVDSL, translated from the exons ATGTACCACAACAGTAGCCAGAAGCGGCACTGGACTTTCGCCAGTGAGGAGCAGCTGGCACGATTGCGGGCTGACGCCAACCGCAAATTCAAATGCAAAGCGGTGGCGAACGGGAAG GTTCTTCACAATGATCCAGTCTTTCTTGAGCCTCATGAAGAAATGACACTCTGCAAATACTATGAGAAAAGATTATTGGAATTTTGTTCAGTGTTTAAACCAGCAATGCCAAGGTCTGTTGTG GGTACAGCTTGTATGTATTTCAAGCGTTTTTATCTTAACAACTCAGTTATGGAATATCACCCCCGGATAATAAT GCTCACTTGTGCATTTTTGGCCTGCAAAGTAGATGAATTCAATGTATCTAGTCCACAATTTGTTGGAAATTTACGGGAGAGTCCTCTTGGACAGGAGAAGGCACTTGAACAGATTTTGGAATATGAACTGCTGCTTATACAACAACTTAATTTCCACCTTATTGTCCATAATCCTTATAGACCGTTTGAGGGCTTTCTCATTGATATAAAG ACCCGCTATCCCATGTTGGAGAATCCAGAGATTTTGAGGAAAACAGCTGATGACTTTCTTAACAGAATTGCGTTGACGGATGCTTATCTTTTATACACACCTTCTCAAATCGCCCTGACTGCCATTTTATCTAGCGCATCCAGAACAGGAATTACTATGGAAAG TTATTTATCAGAAAGTCTGATGCTGAAAGAGAACAGAACTGGCCTGTCACAGTTACTAGATATAATGAAAA GTATGAGAAACTTAGTAAAAAAATATGAACCACCCAGATCTGAAGAAGTTGCTGTTCTGAAACAGAAGTTGGAGAGATGTCACTCTGCTGAGCTTGCACTTAACGTAATTAC gaaaaagaggaaaggctATGAAGATGATGATTATGtctcaaagaaatccaaacatgAGGAG gAAGAATGGACTGATGATGACCTTGTAGATTCTCTCTAA